Part of the Alphaproteobacteria bacterium genome, TTATATTTTATTAAAGGGGAATTATCTTGAAAACTTCCTATATTTACTCTGCTCTAGTCACAGCAATTAGTATATCTGTGGCGAATGCCGAAAATGAGCCACCAAAAAACGACCATGAAAGATGTTATGGAATCGCCAAAGCTGGTGAAAATGAATGTTGGGGAACAGACAGAAATGGTGAAAAACATGCCTGCTATTCGTGGTCTGTTGAAGACAACGATCCTTACGCTTGGATTTTGGTACCCAAAGGGACATGTTTCGGAAGGAAGGGAACGCTAAAACCGCCACCTGTTCCGACAAAAAAGTCTCCCGTTTGATATCGTTAAGACACGGATTATGAAAGAATAGGAATCATTATTTATGAGTTTTACAGGCTTATCTCCACGTCAAGCGTCTGCAGGTGTTGGTTTGCGTAGGCCCCATTATACAGATTTCTTAAATGAAAAGCAGCCGATAGCTTGGTTAGAGGTTCATGCAGAAAATTTCTTGAACTTTGATACACCAGCTTTCAAAATCCTGGAGCGATTGCGTCAGGATTATCCCGTCAGTTTCCATGCTGTTAATTTGTCTTTAGGATCAAGTGATGGCATTGATGAAGAACATGTGAAGCGTGTGAAAGCTCTTATCGAGCGTATCAATCCATTTTTTGTGTCAGACCATCTTTCGTGGGGGCGGATTGATGGATACTACCTCAATGATCTGTTGCCGATTCCTTATACGCACGAGGCTTTAACTCTATTCGCCTCAAACCTTTCCCGCATACAGGATTTATTAGAGCGCCCTTTATTAATTGAGAATCCTTCTTCATACTTACAATTTCAGGTGAGTGAAATGAGCGAAGCAGAATTTTTAGGAGCTTTGGTACATCGGGCTGGTGCGGGTGTTCTCTTAGATATCAATAACATTTATGTCTCTTGTTCTAATCACGGATGGGATGCTCAGCAATACTTAAAAGCCATTCCCGCCGGAAAAGTCAAAGAAATGCACCTCTCGGGCCATGTCCTGCAAGGCAAACTTCGTATTGATGATCATGGGTCACAAGTTTGTCCCGAAGTTTGGGATTTATATCAAAAAGCCATAAATATCTTTGGTCCTGTCCCGACTCTCATCGAATGGGATAGCAATGTTCCGAGCTTGACTACATTGTTAGATGAAGCCTCAAAAGCACAAACGATTCTTGATTCTGTGCGCGTTCCTTCTAATACGACTCGAAAGGAACGCCATGTCCGGTTTGGGTAAAATACAACGGGATTTTCGAGAGTTTATTCTGGGTCATGGGTATGAAGATTTTATGCAGCATATAAAATCCACAGATTTACCTAAGGAAGAGTCTCTGGATGTTTACCATCATAATATTTTTTCCGTTCATCATCGCAGCTTAGTTAATGATTACCCCTTAGTATTTTCAATTATAGACGACACAACAGCGCGTCGTATGGTTCGCGCGTACGTTGAAGTCAGTTTACCATGTACAGGTTCCTTAGAAGACTGGGGAGGCGGATTCATATCTTTTATCCAGCGATATGAATTGGCGTCGCAATGGCCCTACTTAACAGAAATGGCTCAATTTGAATGGGCTAAACATATCGCCTATTGCGCAAAAGAAAAACCATTGTTAAATCCTGAGGATATGAGAAAACTTGTGGATTCTAGCCAAAAAGAGATTAGTTTTCATTTCCAACCCTCTTGTCAGTTGATGGCTTTTCTTCATCCCTTAGAACAAATTATTCAGACTCACCAAAATGAACCCAAAAAGCCTTTATCCGATTTAAAGGGAACATCTTATGCCCTTATTTTAAAGCATCAGGGGCACATTAATGTGTATTGGGTTTCTGCTTCTTTATTTGTTTTCATAAACCGCTTAAAAGAAGGTCAAGATATTGAAGTTGCCTTTGCTGCAGCCCAAGTTTTAGAACCAGAATTTGATGCTCAAGAAGCATTCAGTTTTCTTTTACAACATCCCATTTTATGCCGAGAAGGAGACGAAACATGTGTTTGACTAAAAAATTAACCCGTCTGTTTGAACGACTTGAGTATTATGGCTGGCCTGTCCTTTTGCTGGGCATTCGATTCTGGATGGCATTTACATTTGGCAGAACGGCAATCGTAAAAGTTAAACACCTAGACGCAACATTAAGTTTATTTCGATTTGAATATCATATTCCTTTTATATCTCCGGATATTGCAGCCTATCTGACAATGTTCTTTGAACTTGCTTGCCCGGCGTTATTAATTCTTGGCCTGATGACCCGACTGGCAACAATTCCGCTGCTTGTGATCGTCGGGGTTATACATTTCACATACATAACCCACCACGATCATATGGATTGGATACTGATGTTGGGTGTCCTTCTATTAAAGGGTGCCGGTCCCCTCTCGCTTGATGCCTTGTGGTGTCGACGGTATGTCACAAGATAACGGCCCGTCTATAGCGCATTCATCTAGAGCCTGAAGAAGCGCTTGGTTATTATTCTTTGTAGAAACCGAAATGCGAATAGCACTGGGGATGGCCCAGCGGCAACTGGCAACATAAATGCCCCTGTTCAAAAGTCTTGCAAAAGTTTTATCAAAATCCTTTAAAATCACCATCACAAAATTGGACTGACTCGGATAGACCTTACTAACGCAAGATAAACCTTTTAAGCTTTGAACAAGTTTATCCCGCTCTTGCTTTATGATCTCCCAAGATTGTTTAAGAGGAGTGGAATGAGTTAAACCTTCGCGCACCGAATCTTGTGTGGGAATAGAAAAGCTGAAGGGAGCCTGAACATAGAGAAGGGTGTTGATAATGCGTTTGTCTGCCAAGATAATTCCACAGCGTGCACCCGCCATACCCCACGCTTTGGACAGGGTTCTTAAGATGACAAGATTATCATATTTATGAAGCATCTTAGCTGCAGACTCCTGATCAGAAAACTCAATGTAAGCTTCGTCAATGACCACAAGTCCATTAATGGTTTGGCATATGTTTTCAATTGTTTCGGTGCGGACTTGGGTACCCGTTGGATTGTTGGGATTGCATAAAATAAAGATTTTTGGATCAATATTTTTAATGTTTTTAACAGAAATGTCTTCAAAATTGTCGCCTGTTAACGGAATTTTCTTAATAGGTAAATCATATAAAGTTGCCCAATGTTCATAGGCAAAATAAGTGGGATCGGTTACACAAATTACGTCACTGGGGGGTTGCGCAAAACCTCTTAAGATTAAATCAATGCCATCTGCTGAACCCACGGTAAAGAGAAGATTTTCGGGCGTTAAACTTTCATTCCCAATAAAATCCAAGTAAAGTTGCTTGAGTTCCAAGGGATCAATCATTGGATAATTTGGCAAATATGGGGAAAGGGGATTGGTATTGTTTGACAGATCAATTTGAAAGGGAATTTGTGAAAAATGCTTTTTCAAAGGTCCTTGAAGACCCAATTTTTTTATACTATCGCGGGCTTGGGGGTGAATTGTTAACATTGGCTTCGCGGACATATTCTTTTCCTTTCAATATTATTTTTTTGTGACGCACTTGACGTATCAGGTCATAACATTACTTTTTGGTTCATCCAACTTTCAGATTCTTAAGTTTTAAATTCGCGATCGATGCAGCTTCGCAAATTTATGAAAGTTTTTCCATAAGTTTTTTACGTAATTTCCAATTTTTCAATATAATTGATTGCTTAGGCGCCTTTAAACATAAGATTTGTGACTTGTTTTGACGTTTCCCAGCTCACCATTCTTTGAAAATAAACTAAAAATAAATTATTCATATCTTACACTGTAAAAAGCATCGTTTTTTTAATATGTGATAATAGAAAGTCGTCGAGTTCTATGGAAACATTTTTGCCACCGAATCGATTATTGTCAACGCGGGCTATTGCTATGCCATCAGACACAAATCCAAGTGGCGATATTTTTGGTGGTTGGCTCGTTGCTCAAATGGACTTAGCTGGTGGGAGTGTTGCTGCTGTTAGGGCAAGAGGACGCGTTGCAACAGTTGCTATTGATTCTCTCGTATTCCACGAACCTGTTTTTGTGGGCGATGAAGTGAGTTGTTATGCAGAAGTCACGCGCATTGGTTTTTCATCCTTAACGCTTCGCATAGAGGCCTGGGTTCGTCGGGCGTTGCGAGACGAGGTTATAAAGGTTACTGAAGGAACCTTTACCTTTGTTGCTATAGACAATGATCATAAACCTCGGGAAGTCCCCAAAGATAAGTAATTCTTTCTCCTTTTACGCCTCCTTTTTTTACCGCCTAAGAAGCCGGCCTGAAAAGCCACCCCAGAAGCAATCCTTGTATTTTATTTAATGAATAATTAGGGCTGTGATTTTTAGAGTGTGAATTGCCGCATCCTTACGCTCCTTGCAATGATGGGAAGGTGATTCCTTGTTTATCATTGCTTTCGCCCTTGCTATACTCAACTTTATTGAAGCCACCATCCGTAAATGGAACGACGTATAGGAATTTGATGTCATACTTGAAAAAAAGAAAAAAGTTAAAACTTCAAGCACGTCTCCATTCTGGCTCTTGGGTTCGTTATATGTTTTTTTGGGCTTCGTCTCCGGGTTTTTGGCTCTTGTTGTGTTTACCTTTGATGGGGGGGTGTTCTTGGTTTTTTGAAGAAGCCAATAAAGAGGTTGCAGAAGATATGAAGCTTGATCTTCCCCGCATCCCTTATACAACTAAGATTAATCTCAAAAGCGGGGAAGAATTTGTTAAGGAAGCTGATGACCACTTAAAAGCCGTCTCATTGTTAATAAAACTGGAAAAGCATCCCTCAACAAGTCTTCACGGTTTTCATCAACGCATTCGAAATGATATTGAAAGACTTAAGGAAGCTTTAGCTGAAAAAGGATATTTTGACGGTCAGGTAGATTTTGTAATTAACGACAAAGTTTCTCCTCTTGAGGTAACTTTGACGTATACGCATGGTGAACGATATCGAATATCAAAGATTACGGTTCTTGCTACCGAAAACTCTCGAGAACCTTTGCCCATTTCTCAAAGTAAAGCCGCAAAATTTCATCAACTAAACATTAATGATGAAGTGGACTTAAATCGTATTCAAGATGCCACTCTGCGGCTAGCTAAATATTTACGGGATCATGGATATCCATTTGTTGAAATGGCAGAGCCGGAAGCCGAAATTGATCGAGAGGCCAAACGTTTGCATATTCTCTTCCGGGTGAATTCTGGTTGTCACAGTTTCTATGGAAAAACAAATATTGAAGGATTAAAAAATCTTAATCCCCAATTTGTCCGAAATCGATTTGGTTGGAAAGAAGGCGGGTCTTCTGATGAACGTGAATTGGATAATACAAATCGAAAATTAATGGGAACAGGACTGTTTTCTGGAGTTGAAATTAAACCCGACGAAGCAGCAGGTGAGACTAAGGTGGTGCCTTTGAAAGTTCGGGTAACAGAAGGCCCGCCACGCACCATTGGAGCAGGTCTTAAATATGCGACAACGGAAGGTTTTGGTGGACAGGCTTTTTGGTCGCATCGTAATATTTTTGGTTCGGGTGAAAATCTTGGGACGATGCTTCGCATTTCTCCCAAATTTAGCAGAGCCAAGATTGATCTTGATATTCCTGATATTTTTGCGCCGGAGCAGCATTTGCGTAGTGAAATCAGTGGAACTCGTGAGAAAAATCGGGCCTATACGAGTCGCTCTTTAGATGTGGGTATGCGTCTGGAACATCCTTTTTCTGAAACGATAAAAGGAATGGTCGGGATAACGGGAGAGGTTGGCAAATCAAAGCGCGCTAACGTTATCTTCTTGAATCGATGGGTAGGATTACCTCTTGAAGTGCAAATTGATGAATCAAATGATCTCATTGATCCTACAAAGGGAGGGCGCTTAAGCGTGGAAGTCACCCCTTATTTTGGCAAATCAGGATTAGATAAGAAAATTTTAATTTCCACGGCAAAAGGAAGTTATTACTTAAGACTCATGAAAGATAGTCGAGCTGTGATTGCGGGTTGGGCTCATGGGGGAACCATTGGGGTATCCTCAATCGACAATTTGGCACCCAACAAACGCTTTTATGCAGGGGGTGTTGGTTCTGTGCGTGGGTATGGATATAAACTTTTGGGCCCCCTTGATGGGAGTCGTATTCCTGTGGGAGGGCGATCCATTCTAGAATATGGCCTTGAAGGACGTTTTAAAGTGACTGATACAATTGGGTTCGTCGTATTTGCTGAGGCAGGTACTGTCTCTGGTCAAGCGACACCCGATCTTTCGAGTCAAGCACGCCTATGGGGAGTGGGTGCAGGAATTCGCTATTACACAGGTATTGGCCCCATTCGCTTTGATGTGGCAGTGCCCATGAAACGGCGTCGGGACGGATCACCCAAACCAATAGATTCTGCCTATCAATTTTACATAAGCATAGGGCAGGCATTTTAAATGAAATTATGGAGATGGATTATCAGAATTGTACTTGTGACATTAGGCATTTGCTTATTTGTGTTGCAATCACAGCACGCTAAAAAAACGCTTCTGGAATTCATTGTGAATCAACCATTTAAAAACTCATCCTTCAAACTTGAAGTGGAAGGAGTTCGAGGTCTTTTTCCTTTTCAATTTGAGGTGACGACACTTGAATTGAAAAATAAGGAAGAGCATGTGGCTTCATTGTCAAATATCTCGGCAGTTTGGTCTGTGCCTGATTTGTTAAGTCAGAAAATAAAAGTGAACCTCGTCGTGGCTCATAAATTGGTAGGTGATATAGTTTATAAAATTGATAAGCATGCTTTTTTTGCGAGCCTTCAGGGAGAAGGATTGCCTCTTTGGCATAAGAGTCTTTTAACATCTGTTATTGTCGATCTTCCAGAGTTAAAACTGATAAAAGGAAATGCGAGCGCAGTTCTTGAAGATGGGCAAGATTCTTTGTCTTTAACCATGAAAATTGAAGAACCAGATTTGGATAGTCTTAAATTTAAAGATATTACTTTGACAGGAAAAGAAATTGCGGGCCACGGAGAAAGTATTATTTATCCTAAAGAAGATAAATGGGAAGGAACAGGCATTATTTCCGTTGCCAATCTCAGGGCTTATGATCATTGGGTTGAAATGGGATTGCAGGGTTCTGCCCATTTAACTTTTAAGAAAAGTTTTCAAGGTCAAGGAAATGTGGAGGCACTTCTCGCGCAATTTCATTATGGGGACTTTGAGTCAAAATCCTTGGAATTTAAGGCCCATTTTGATGAGAAAGATCGATGGAAATTAACTCTTCAGGGTCGTGAACTTTTATTGAACAATATTCCGTTTTCAAATTTATTGGCGCGGGGATCTTTAGAACAGGGACAAGGGGATTTTGATGTCGTCGCCAAGGGCCCCCAAAATATTTCTTTTCACACTCAAGGGGTTATTGATCTTTCAACCGATGAAGTTTCTCAAACGGAAATTACACTAAAACGGGCCGAATTAACGCATCCCTTACATCAATTTTTCTTAAAACAACCCACAACAATTATATGGGGTGAAAATGACATTCGCACCCCCAAAGTCTCGATATCAACAGGCAGTGGAACCCTTGTGATTGATGACTTAACTATTAATGAGGAGACTCTATCTGGAAATATGCGTATTGATCGACTCCCTTTGACAATTCTGCGTGTTATTAACCCAGATTGGATTGCTACCGGATCCTTAACAGGTATGGGAATTTTAAAGGGCACTCTTGAAAAGCCTGATGCTGAACTTATCTTGGAAGGGAAATCTTTGGAATGGGGGGAGCCTTTACAAGTGCTGAAGGGGGAGAAAAATCAGTTGGGGAGAATCGATGTCTCCACTGCTTTTAAGCTTTCTCAAGGATTTTTATCCTGGAATGTTAAATTGGGGAAAGGGAGTGCGTTTGCCCTCGTTTCTGAAGGAAAACTTTCTGTCGACCAATGGTATCCAACAGCGACAAGTTCATTTGAAGGGCTTCTTAAGGGGCAAGCGGACATGCGAATTCTTTCCTTGTTTATGGGGAACGGAGACTTAATTCAAGGACGCGCCTCATTAGATTTAATAGCCAGAGGCACTGTGGAAAAACCTGCGATAGATGGACGTATATCTGTAGTTAATGGTCTCTATGAAAATGCCA contains:
- a CDS encoding DUF692 domain-containing protein, encoding MSFTGLSPRQASAGVGLRRPHYTDFLNEKQPIAWLEVHAENFLNFDTPAFKILERLRQDYPVSFHAVNLSLGSSDGIDEEHVKRVKALIERINPFFVSDHLSWGRIDGYYLNDLLPIPYTHEALTLFASNLSRIQDLLERPLLIENPSSYLQFQVSEMSEAEFLGALVHRAGAGVLLDINNIYVSCSNHGWDAQQYLKAIPAGKVKEMHLSGHVLQGKLRIDDHGSQVCPEVWDLYQKAINIFGPVPTLIEWDSNVPSLTTLLDEASKAQTILDSVRVPSNTTRKERHVRFG
- a CDS encoding translocation/assembly module TamB, with amino-acid sequence MKLWRWIIRIVLVTLGICLFVLQSQHAKKTLLEFIVNQPFKNSSFKLEVEGVRGLFPFQFEVTTLELKNKEEHVASLSNISAVWSVPDLLSQKIKVNLVVAHKLVGDIVYKIDKHAFFASLQGEGLPLWHKSLLTSVIVDLPELKLIKGNASAVLEDGQDSLSLTMKIEEPDLDSLKFKDITLTGKEIAGHGESIIYPKEDKWEGTGIISVANLRAYDHWVEMGLQGSAHLTFKKSFQGQGNVEALLAQFHYGDFESKSLEFKAHFDEKDRWKLTLQGRELLLNNIPFSNLLARGSLEQGQGDFDVVAKGPQNISFHTQGVIDLSTDEVSQTEITLKRAELTHPLHQFFLKQPTTIIWGENDIRTPKVSISTGSGTLVIDDLTINEETLSGNMRIDRLPLTILRVINPDWIATGSLTGMGILKGTLEKPDAELILEGKSLEWGEPLQVLKGEKNQLGRIDVSTAFKLSQGFLSWNVKLGKGSAFALVSEGKLSVDQWYPTATSSFEGLLKGQADMRILSLFMGNGDLIQGRASLDLIARGTVEKPAIDGRISVVNGLYENASFGTLIRNISIEGKATRDVITISSIRGQDNAVGNVSGRCTIKLTSILNPEIDLHLKLAKLIILQNDELSGKASGDLKIQGFLSTPEFSNLKITGDIIIQPLEIRLEDYSEKIMTIKLLEKRKNGTYQAARDSHHQTQHHHNSSFLPLNINLTSPGEIFVRGYGLDSQWKGKMRVVGSIKDPYIVGEINLVRGRFDLLGKPLKLEEGKIIYSHDPKNDPLLSVVGTREVNEITAKMRVEGQASNPKITFSSTPALSQEEVLARLLFGGGLDSISGTQGLLLANALSSFKGKNNLNFTNKIRSAFGLDVLEFKERKPIEGEDFKSASQLVSVGKQLSDKVYLSLDQSVSGDGETTATVQFDVTPTFKIEADVGGNKNTGVGFAWVKKY
- a CDS encoding DoxX family protein, with product MPRRRRNMCLTKKLTRLFERLEYYGWPVLLLGIRFWMAFTFGRTAIVKVKHLDATLSLFRFEYHIPFISPDIAAYLTMFFELACPALLILGLMTRLATIPLLVIVGVIHFTYITHHDHMDWILMLGVLLLKGAGPLSLDALWCRRYVTR
- a CDS encoding acyl-CoA thioesterase, which translates into the protein METFLPPNRLLSTRAIAMPSDTNPSGDIFGGWLVAQMDLAGGSVAAVRARGRVATVAIDSLVFHEPVFVGDEVSCYAEVTRIGFSSLTLRIEAWVRRALRDEVIKVTEGTFTFVAIDNDHKPREVPKDK
- a CDS encoding DUF2063 domain-containing protein, with protein sequence MKPQKHKRFLILCAFLLIRLERNAMSGLGKIQRDFREFILGHGYEDFMQHIKSTDLPKEESLDVYHHNIFSVHHRSLVNDYPLVFSIIDDTTARRMVRAYVEVSLPCTGSLEDWGGGFISFIQRYELASQWPYLTEMAQFEWAKHIAYCAKEKPLLNPEDMRKLVDSSQKEISFHFQPSCQLMAFLHPLEQIIQTHQNEPKKPLSDLKGTSYALILKHQGHINVYWVSASLFVFINRLKEGQDIEVAFAAAQVLEPEFDAQEAFSFLLQHPILCREGDETCV
- a CDS encoding aminotransferase class I/II-fold pyridoxal phosphate-dependent enzyme codes for the protein MSAKPMLTIHPQARDSIKKLGLQGPLKKHFSQIPFQIDLSNNTNPLSPYLPNYPMIDPLELKQLYLDFIGNESLTPENLLFTVGSADGIDLILRGFAQPPSDVICVTDPTYFAYEHWATLYDLPIKKIPLTGDNFEDISVKNIKNIDPKIFILCNPNNPTGTQVRTETIENICQTINGLVVIDEAYIEFSDQESAAKMLHKYDNLVILRTLSKAWGMAGARCGIILADKRIINTLLYVQAPFSFSIPTQDSVREGLTHSTPLKQSWEIIKQERDKLVQSLKGLSCVSKVYPSQSNFVMVILKDFDKTFARLLNRGIYVASCRWAIPSAIRISVSTKNNNQALLQALDECAIDGPLSCDIPSTPQGIKREGTGTL
- a CDS encoding DUF2282 domain-containing protein, with the protein product MILKTSYIYSALVTAISISVANAENEPPKNDHERCYGIAKAGENECWGTDRNGEKHACYSWSVEDNDPYAWILVPKGTCFGRKGTLKPPPVPTKKSPV